From Aspergillus chevalieri M1 DNA, chromosome 4, nearly complete sequence, a single genomic window includes:
- a CDS encoding uncharacterized protein (COG:S;~EggNog:ENOG410PFIQ;~InterPro:IPR004886;~TransMembrane:1 (o200-219i)) — translation MGSSMVSGLRDGTILITVHAMSQSFSGGLVYEYSQESNNYGLVQLNTNGTATLRIDYENLRIRYTKLEMKKVQTVKHSQTSVRSPPCKSGLIENSKSNSFLDTFDLPSRPLKVQDMIDHGLEGSRTGQLVDVFSITTPQTVYDHTGKELPGIRLKVLASSGSNAPGENTSGSSSFSSSSPHSARSNRGGSGSGSSNGKSSAISVSLSVSFVGLATVVLFC, via the exons ATGGGTTCAAGCATGGTCTCCGGTCTCCGTGACGGCACAATCCTCATAACTGTTCACGCCATGTCGCAGTCGTTCTCGGGGGGTCTCGTCTACGAGTACTCACAGGAAAGCAACAACTACGGGCTGGTCCAGCTCAACACCAACGGGACCGCCACCCTCCGCATCGACTACGAGAACCTCAGGATTCGGTACACCAAGCTCGAAATGAAGAAAGTCCAGACGGTGAAGCACTCCCAGACCTCCGTGAGGTCGCCTCCCTGTAAGTCTGGTCTCATCGAGAACTCGAAATCGAACTCCTTCCTCGATACCTTCGACCTCCCGTCCCGTCCACTCAAGGTCCAAGACATGATCGACCACGGCTTGGAGGGCTCCAGAACCGGCCAACTCGTGGACGTCTTCTCGATTACAACCCCCCAGACCGTGTACGACCACACCGGCAAGGAATTACCCGGGATTCGATTGAAAGTGCTTGCGAGCAGCGGTTCGAATGCCCCGGGTGAGAACACTTCCGGGAGCTCTTCTTTCTCGTCGTCTTCCCCACACAGCGCAAGGAGCAACCGTGGtggcagcggcagcggcagtTCCAATGGCAAGAGCAGTGCCATCTCTGTGTCTTTGTCTGTTTCGTTCGTGGGGTTGGCTACCG TGGTGCTCTTCTGTTGA
- a CDS encoding cytochrome P450 (COG:Q;~EggNog:ENOG410PMN8;~InterPro:IPR001128,IPR002401,IPR036396;~PFAM:PF00067;~SECRETED:SignalP(1-18);~go_function: GO:0005506 - iron ion binding [Evidence IEA];~go_function: GO:0016705 - oxidoreductase activity, acting on paired donors, with incorporation or reduction of molecular oxygen [Evidence IEA];~go_function: GO:0020037 - heme binding [Evidence IEA];~go_process: GO:0055114 - oxidation-reduction process [Evidence IEA]), with the protein MASLWIYALSILILYGASKLLRMGARERSLPPGPPTVPVLGNLHQIPLTGFYKKLLEWGEKYGSIFSLKVASGTTVILLDRMAIHQLLEKKGSIYSDRPRDHVVSIIDSGGLALWDKNAHWMMQRKVTSSSLSPSQVEGKLRQIQEAESAILIRDLGLTPQRFFEHVKRTIFSINGIVSWGFRAPTYDSWWASGACDVSDEFFSGITPGAYPPVDQFPFLKYLPDLMSPWRIRAQQLKKRVDAFWGDARRRLDKRRQKGDKRDCIADNLLDGTQPIDMPLTDRQFNDFLGFLVAAGSDTTSATTLTSIRYLAGHPHVQKKAQAELDATCGADRLPLWSDYGKLPYINCIIKEGMRIHPVVPVVFPHRARQDNWYQDMFIPRDSLLLIPAWALHHSEGCGYKDPERYNPDRFIHHPKLAPTYAASAEYMNRDHYAYGAGRRLCPGIHLAEHMQWHITATLLWAFDIVPATDPETGEEEHLDLDAFRDSLVQHPMPYKVHFKIRSQAHMETMMRVAKEAESYLQQFEEK; encoded by the exons ATGGCTTCTTTGTGGATATATGCGTTGTCTATCTTGATCTTGTATGGCGCAAGCAAACTCCTCCGAATGGGGGCTCGTGAGCGAAGTCTACCTCCAGGCCCGCCAACAGTGCCTGTTCTCGGTAATCTTCATCAGATACCTTTAACAGGATTCTACAAAAA ATTACTTGAATGGGGAGAGAAATATGGGAGCATCTTCTCATTAAAAGTGGCCTCTGGAACAACCGTGATCCTCCTTGATCGAATGGCAATCCACCAACTACTCGAGAAAAAGGGTTCCATTTACTCAGATCGACCTAGAGACCATGTGGTGTCGATTATTGATTCGGGTGGATTAGCCCTGTGGGATAAAAATGCTCACTGGATGATGCAGAGAAAGGTGACATCCTCGAGCCTTTCCCCATCTCAGGTCGAAGGAAAGCTCCGCCAGATCCAAGAAGCTGAGTCCGCGATTTTGATTCGTGATCTTGGACTCACTCCCCAGAGATTCTTTGAGCATGTCAAACGCACCATTTTCTCGATTAACGGTATCGTTTCCTGGGGGTTCAGGGCACCGACTTATGATAGCTGGTGGGCATCTGGAGCGTGTGACGTGTCGGATGAATTCTTCTCAGGCATCACACCCGGCGCATATCCGCCGGTGGATCAGTTCCCTTTCCTAAAATATTTGCCTGATCTGATGAGCCCGTGGAGAATACGTGCCCAGCAACTGAAGAAAAGAGTCGATGCTTTCTGGGGTGACGCACGACGACGCCTGGATAAAAGACGTCAAAAGGGCGACAAGCGAGATTGCATCGCAGATAATCTGCTAGATGGAACTCAACCCATTGATATGCCTCTTACAGACCGACAATTTAACGATTTTTTGGGTTTCCTCGTTGCAGCAGGGTCAGACACCACCTCCGCAACTACTTTAACCTCGATTCGTTACCTTGCGGGCCATCCTCATGTACAGAAAAAAGCCCAGGCTGAACTCGATGCTACGTGCGGAGCGGATAG ACTACCTCTTTGGTCGGATTATGGCAAGCTTCCTTATATAAACTGTATTATCAAGGAAGGCATGAGAATCCATCCTGT GGTGCCTGTAGTCTTTCCACATCGTGCTCGACAAGACAATTGGTACCAGGACATGTTCATCCCTCGAGATTCGCTGCTTCTCATACCCGCCTGGGCTCTCCATCACTCCGAAGGTTGTGGGTACAAAGATCCGGAACGTTATAACCCTGACCGTTTTATCCATCATCCGAAACTTGCTCCAACTTATGCAGCAAGTGCCGAGTATATGAATAGAG ACCACTATGCTTATGGAGCGGGTCGTCGTCTTTGTCCTGGTATCCATCTCGCAGAGCATATGCAGTGGCATATCACAGCAACGTTACTGTGGGCTTTTGACATCGTTCCTGCGACTGATCCCGagactggggaagaagagcatCTGGATTTAGATGCATTCCGAGATAGCCTCGTACAGCATCCAATGCCGTATAAGGTTCACTTCAAGATCCGGAGCCAGGCGCACATGGAGACAATGATGCGTGTCGCGAAAGAGGCAGAATCATACCTGCAGCAGTTTGAGGAAAAGTGA
- the ERG20_3 gene encoding farnesyl pyrophosphate synthetase (COG:H;~EggNog:ENOG410PFX3;~InterPro:IPR033749,IPR039702,IPR008949,IPR000092;~PFAM:PF00348;~go_function: GO:0016765 - transferase activity, transferring alkyl or aryl (other than methyl) groups [Evidence IEA];~go_process: GO:0008299 - isoprenoid biosynthetic process [Evidence IEA]) yields the protein MAALETFAATRSELFAELQEDLEQRGNPSVNISRFLDCLTATTEGGKLNRGITVVKADYVLLPNPPTPQEHAHLRILGWLVELFQAAYLVWDDIMDGSEYRRGRPCWYKGEGVGLTAINDACMLKSCIFMLLRRHFRGHPEYAAFVELFHEAAFRTELGVTDLTAVGISRFLTEQYQLMPD from the exons ATGGCAGCCCTGGAGACATTCGCCGCGACTCGGTCAGAGCTTTTTGCCGAACTGCAAGAGGACCTCGAGCAAAGGGGGAACCCCTCTGTAAACATATCTCGCTTTCTCGAT TGTCTCACGGCGACCACCGAAGGTGGCAAGCTCAACCGTGGCATCACCGTCGTCAAAGCAGACTACGTTCTTCTCCCGAACCCTCCCACCCCGCAAGAGCACGCACACCTCCGGATCCTAGGCTGGCTGGTCGAGCTCTTCCAGGCGGCCTACCTCGTGTGGGACGACATCATGGACGGCTCGGAGTACCGCCGCGGCCGGCCGTGCTGGTACAAAGGCGAAGGGGTCGGACTGACGGCGATCAACGACGCTTGCATGCTGAAGTCGTGTATCTTTATGCTATTGCGGCGACACTTCCGCGGCCATCCAGAGTACGCTGCCTTTGTGGAGCTCTTCCATGAAGCGGCGTTTAGGACGGAGCTGGgtgttacagatctcactgctgTCGGAATAtcgaggttccttaccgaacaataccaactgatgcctgattga